A genomic window from Candidatus Obscuribacter sp. includes:
- a CDS encoding 16S rRNA (uracil(1498)-N(3))-methyltransferase encodes MTRHYRFFVAPGVLTDAEPDALIEVVDSDLKHQIAKVLRLKDGDQVTLLDGTGYLYRCLIMPECTGKRPSRETLSLKILDKQNPGVTKHPQKLTVCLPLIKIARFEWALEKLTEVGVDCIIPTETDRTQAQQQKTTRWQSIIKEAAEQSEKSYLPELKSPTRLSVILENSTKSNTDSERTLLVLLQEREKAPDMVQYLYNLAADKTLPQPARVVILLGPEGGFTPEEKQLINKSGAIALSLGQSILRTETAAILAAGIAHLAACVK; translated from the coding sequence ATGACAAGACATTACCGCTTCTTCGTGGCGCCAGGCGTACTTACAGACGCTGAGCCTGACGCCCTTATCGAGGTTGTGGACAGTGATCTCAAGCACCAGATAGCAAAAGTATTAAGGTTAAAAGATGGTGACCAAGTCACTCTTCTTGACGGTACAGGCTACCTCTACCGCTGCTTGATAATGCCAGAGTGCACAGGTAAGCGCCCCAGTCGTGAGACCCTGAGCCTCAAAATCTTAGACAAACAAAATCCTGGTGTGACCAAACATCCGCAAAAACTGACTGTCTGCCTGCCTTTAATAAAAATTGCCCGCTTTGAATGGGCCCTGGAAAAACTAACCGAAGTGGGAGTGGACTGCATCATCCCCACCGAGACAGATAGAACACAAGCTCAACAGCAAAAAACAACACGCTGGCAAAGCATCATCAAAGAAGCCGCCGAACAAAGTGAAAAGTCGTACCTGCCTGAATTGAAAAGTCCGACCAGGCTATCGGTCATTTTGGAGAACAGCACAAAATCAAATACAGATAGTGAGCGCACTCTACTTGTACTTCTACAAGAAAGAGAAAAGGCACCAGATATGGTTCAATATCTTTACAACCTTGCGGCCGATAAAACATTGCCACAACCAGCCCGGGTAGTCATTTTACTTGGACCGGAAGGTGGCTTTACCCCGGAAGAAAAGCAGCTGATAAATAAATCTGGTGCCATTGCGCTCAGCCTCGGTCAATCAATTCTGCGCACCGAGACAGCGGCAATTTTGGCGGCGGGTATAGCCCACCTTGCAGCTTGTGTTAAGTAG
- a CDS encoding transcriptional coactivator p15/PC4 family protein, whose amino-acid sequence MTIHEKARGETINVYIGEYRGTKYLHIREWYMDKEQEEKPTKKGIALPIDKIEALKEAIDRLVPNQGK is encoded by the coding sequence ATTACCATTCACGAAAAAGCTCGCGGTGAGACCATAAATGTCTACATCGGCGAATACCGCGGCACCAAGTACCTGCACATTCGTGAGTGGTACATGGATAAAGAGCAAGAAGAAAAACCCACTAAAAAGGGCATTGCTCTGCCAATCGACAAAATCGAAGCGCTCAAAGAAGCTATCGATCGCCTGGTACCAAATCAAGGCAAGTAA
- a CDS encoding NUDIX hydrolase, whose protein sequence is MPTTRISVIVVTEDARILLVKHRKGSRQYWVLPGGRLEYGETFEECAVRELKEETGLDVAVKEIVFLSEAIAPDRSRHIVNVYMTADVVGGVLKVGDEPVLAAVDYIPLVELDKLTLFPPVGKIVIDTLPKVGKGCIKFLGNLWV, encoded by the coding sequence ATTCCGACAACCAGAATTTCGGTCATTGTAGTTACTGAAGATGCCCGAATCTTGCTGGTTAAGCACCGCAAAGGCAGCCGTCAGTACTGGGTTTTACCTGGAGGTCGGCTGGAGTACGGTGAGACTTTTGAGGAGTGCGCTGTGCGCGAACTCAAAGAAGAAACTGGACTGGACGTGGCTGTCAAAGAAATTGTCTTCTTGTCAGAGGCAATCGCGCCTGACCGCTCACGCCATATTGTCAATGTCTATATGACCGCTGACGTGGTTGGCGGGGTTCTCAAGGTCGGCGATGAGCCTGTCCTGGCTGCTGTCGACTATATCCCTCTGGTGGAGCTTGACAAGCTCACTCTTTTCCCGCCTGTGGGCAAAATTGTTATTGATACTTTGCCTAAAGTGGGCAAGGGTTGTATCAAGTTTTTGGGCAATTTGTGGGTTTAA
- the obgE gene encoding GTPase ObgE produces MAQFIDQVQIEVQSGDGGNGAIQWRREKYEPMGGPAGGNGGRGGSVYIEATADLNTLLDFRFKTEFIADTGVRGGIKNRHGRAGQDVVIRVPVGTTVRDLESGLVIADLTKSGQRTLVAEGGQGGRGNTELASSTRRAPHFCEPGQPGVKRTLELTLKLLADVGIVGLPNAGKSTLLAALTRAKPKIADYPFSTLEPNLGVAKSEGQQDGYVLADIPGLIEGASQGVGLGHKFLKHVERTRVLVHMVDTTQEDIIASIKTINNELALYSDHLSQLPQIIALNKIEMLTSEEIDERKKEVLAYLKESEQENKEPYQTLKLTRENRVFAISAFSRVGLTGLSQRVFEIVEQMKELAKENEVNIKYVDEKAYDHGDSSFKVNVVDDVFYVEGDRAARLVSVTDLKDPDSLFSLFQRLRAMGVIDELLRNGVEPGADVVIGGLNFTYGEGMS; encoded by the coding sequence ATGGCTCAATTTATCGATCAAGTGCAAATAGAAGTCCAGTCCGGCGACGGCGGCAACGGTGCGATTCAATGGCGCCGTGAGAAGTACGAGCCCATGGGTGGGCCCGCTGGCGGCAATGGCGGCAGGGGTGGCAGTGTCTACATAGAGGCTACCGCCGACCTAAACACCCTATTGGACTTTCGTTTTAAGACTGAGTTTATTGCCGATACCGGTGTCAGAGGCGGCATCAAAAATCGTCATGGACGAGCAGGCCAGGATGTCGTTATAAGGGTGCCTGTAGGCACTACGGTGAGAGATTTAGAGAGTGGCCTGGTGATTGCCGACTTGACCAAGTCCGGTCAAAGGACGCTCGTTGCAGAGGGCGGTCAGGGCGGACGGGGCAACACTGAGCTAGCCAGCTCAACAAGACGGGCCCCGCACTTTTGCGAGCCGGGGCAACCAGGGGTCAAACGTACCCTGGAGTTAACCCTCAAGCTTTTAGCCGATGTCGGCATCGTGGGCTTACCCAATGCCGGCAAATCGACTTTGCTGGCGGCACTAACAAGAGCTAAACCCAAAATAGCCGACTACCCATTTAGCACTCTGGAGCCCAATTTAGGCGTAGCCAAAAGCGAAGGTCAACAGGACGGCTATGTCCTGGCCGATATCCCGGGACTTATAGAAGGGGCCAGTCAGGGTGTGGGGCTCGGTCACAAATTTTTGAAACACGTAGAGCGCACTCGCGTCCTGGTCCACATGGTGGACACAACGCAAGAAGACATCATTGCCTCAATCAAAACAATCAACAACGAGCTGGCTCTTTATAGTGACCATCTCAGTCAATTGCCTCAAATAATCGCCCTCAACAAAATCGAAATGCTCACCTCCGAAGAAATTGATGAGCGCAAAAAAGAAGTGCTTGCTTACCTCAAGGAAAGCGAGCAAGAGAACAAAGAACCTTATCAGACACTGAAATTGACCCGCGAAAACAGAGTATTTGCCATATCGGCATTCAGTCGTGTCGGTCTGACAGGCTTGAGCCAGCGTGTCTTTGAAATCGTCGAACAGATGAAAGAACTGGCAAAAGAAAACGAGGTCAACATCAAGTATGTCGACGAAAAAGCTTATGACCACGGCGATAGCAGCTTTAAGGTCAATGTCGTAGATGACGTTTTTTATGTCGAAGGTGACAGGGCAGCAAGGCTGGTTTCAGTGACCGACTTAAAAGATCCTGATTCGCTTTTTTCTCTATTTCAGAGACTGAGAGCCATGGGTGTCATTGACGAACTATTGAGAAATGGTGTCGAGCCAGGCGCAGATGTAGTAATAGGCGGTCTCAACTTTACCTATGGTGAAGGTATGAGTTAA
- a CDS encoding YggS family pyridoxal phosphate-dependent enzyme, which produces MAANLANVRELLGDYSQQTKLIAVSKNASIEQITEACNLGVHDFAESRIQDALSKKSQMAPQIALQTNWHFIGHLQSNKVKQAVGNFSLIHSVDTLKLAQEISKTAQTREVVQAILLQVKMQNDESKSGFAPQELRDCFAQILALPAIDVQGLMTISPLTSDAAVWQYSFNQLRELRDELASKHHVELKELSMGMSDDWRDAITCGSTMIRLGRAIFGN; this is translated from the coding sequence GTGGCAGCTAATCTTGCAAACGTAAGAGAACTGCTTGGCGATTACAGTCAGCAAACCAAGCTGATTGCGGTCTCCAAAAATGCTTCCATTGAGCAAATTACCGAAGCCTGCAATCTGGGCGTGCATGATTTTGCCGAGAGCCGCATTCAAGATGCCCTCAGCAAAAAATCTCAAATGGCACCACAGATAGCACTGCAAACCAACTGGCATTTTATCGGACACTTACAGTCCAACAAAGTTAAGCAGGCTGTCGGCAACTTTTCTTTGATTCACAGCGTCGACACTCTCAAGCTTGCTCAGGAAATTTCAAAAACAGCGCAAACTAGAGAGGTCGTGCAAGCGATTTTATTGCAAGTCAAAATGCAAAACGATGAGAGCAAGAGTGGTTTTGCACCACAAGAGCTGAGAGATTGCTTTGCCCAGATTTTAGCTTTGCCCGCTATCGACGTGCAGGGTCTGATGACTATTTCGCCCCTGACCAGCGATGCCGCCGTCTGGCAATACAGCTTCAATCAATTGAGAGAGTTACGTGACGAGCTAGCAAGCAAACATCACGTGGAGCTCAAAGAGCTATCGATGGGTATGAGCGATGATTGGCGAGATGCCATCACATGTGGTTCAACTATGATCAGGTTGGGCCGCGCCATTTTTGGAAATTAG
- a CDS encoding M23 family metallopeptidase codes for MSIKFGPLRAMPSLSALIVLVLSTNPLAALASERVYLSQNEPATTGATSEVSATAVTLSNQRPKQGETIEVKVSGAEAPPPAAEFDKNSYKFFATPGDTGIYTTLVTVPVVMRPGVKSIKVGDKKLTLTVVDSKFPVQHLTLPKSKNNFDTAKGEEEAVDKAKATLSDERFWHGNFTAPSAARVSAGFGLRRVVNGVLLDDYFHSGLDYAGYLGTPVKAVAPGRVVLAVSKGFKLHGNTIAIDHGQGVVSFYIHLQKVLVKDGDMVKQGQLIGAVGQTGRANGPHLHFSIYVNKVASNPWQWYRKAL; via the coding sequence ATGAGCATAAAATTCGGTCCCTTGCGGGCCATGCCGTCGCTTTCTGCTCTTATTGTGCTGGTCTTATCGACAAACCCGCTTGCTGCTTTGGCCAGTGAGCGGGTTTATCTATCTCAAAATGAGCCTGCCACCACTGGCGCAACCAGTGAAGTGAGCGCTACTGCCGTCACTTTGTCCAATCAGCGCCCCAAACAGGGTGAAACTATTGAAGTCAAAGTTAGTGGGGCTGAGGCACCTCCGCCTGCTGCCGAGTTTGACAAAAATAGCTACAAATTTTTTGCCACTCCCGGCGATACCGGTATCTATACCACGCTAGTGACAGTGCCTGTGGTGATGAGGCCAGGCGTCAAGTCAATCAAGGTCGGTGACAAAAAACTGACACTGACCGTGGTCGATAGTAAGTTTCCGGTACAGCATCTGACTTTGCCCAAGAGCAAAAATAATTTTGATACGGCCAAAGGCGAAGAAGAAGCCGTTGATAAAGCCAAAGCAACTCTATCTGATGAGCGCTTCTGGCATGGTAACTTTACCGCGCCTTCTGCTGCCAGGGTAAGCGCTGGTTTTGGTCTGCGCAGGGTGGTCAATGGTGTCTTGCTTGATGATTACTTTCATTCTGGTCTAGATTATGCCGGCTACCTGGGCACGCCGGTCAAAGCCGTGGCTCCAGGGCGCGTTGTGCTGGCTGTGAGTAAGGGCTTTAAGCTGCATGGTAATACCATCGCTATCGATCATGGTCAGGGGGTAGTCAGTTTTTATATCCACCTGCAAAAGGTCCTGGTCAAAGATGGTGACATGGTCAAGCAAGGTCAGCTCATTGGTGCAGTCGGTCAGACAGGACGGGCCAATGGACCGCATTTGCACTTCAGTATCTATGTTAATAAGGTTGCTTCTAACCCCTGGCAGTGGTACCGCAAAGCCCTCTAA
- a CDS encoding MFS transporter, translated as MASPSGKMQLLLIFLTVFIDLVGFGLVIPILPTYAQQLHASETTVGWLIASYSIMQFFFIPFWGKLSDRIGRRPVLLISLATSCIGYLIWGFADTLLWLFVSRIVAGFGNANIAVAQAYISDVTSEENRAKGMGLIGAAFGLGFVLGPALGILCLNMSHDLKFVGLVAAGFSLIDLILTAFMLPEPKERGNFTQERFGRGISFVFNTLGDSKLRISFLIFYISTFAFANMESTLVLLTAKQFHWDARANSTMFLYIGFWIIMVQGGLIRRLTKKNNEKRLIAMGSLLTAIGLLMLPLGANLTLVYVALALLAIGSGINNPCNQSLLSKLAPQDHVGGVLGVGQSVSTLGRILGPIIGCYLFEHTGYMSPYFAAGACMLVAMVLSFMLPNLGAKAPETNAEAPTAA; from the coding sequence GTGGCGTCACCGTCTGGCAAAATGCAGCTCTTATTGATCTTTTTGACTGTCTTTATAGATCTAGTTGGCTTTGGTCTGGTCATTCCTATATTGCCGACCTATGCCCAACAGTTGCATGCCTCTGAGACCACTGTGGGTTGGCTTATAGCCAGCTATTCGATCATGCAATTTTTCTTCATCCCGTTTTGGGGCAAATTATCAGACCGTATTGGGCGCAGACCAGTTTTACTAATCAGTCTTGCCACTTCATGTATCGGCTATTTGATCTGGGGCTTTGCCGATACTTTGCTCTGGCTCTTTGTCAGCCGTATTGTGGCTGGTTTTGGCAATGCCAATATTGCTGTGGCGCAGGCTTATATCTCAGATGTTACTAGCGAAGAAAATCGTGCCAAGGGCATGGGCTTGATTGGAGCTGCTTTTGGTCTTGGTTTTGTGCTTGGACCAGCGCTCGGTATCCTCTGTCTCAATATGTCTCATGACCTCAAATTTGTCGGACTGGTAGCTGCTGGCTTCAGTCTTATCGATCTAATTTTGACTGCCTTTATGCTGCCAGAGCCTAAAGAGCGGGGTAACTTTACTCAGGAGCGTTTTGGTCGCGGTATCAGTTTTGTTTTTAATACGCTAGGCGACAGCAAATTGCGTATTTCATTTTTGATTTTCTACATTTCTACTTTTGCTTTTGCCAACATGGAATCCACTCTGGTGCTGCTTACAGCCAAGCAATTTCACTGGGATGCCCGGGCTAATTCCACTATGTTTCTCTATATTGGCTTCTGGATCATCATGGTCCAGGGCGGCTTAATTAGACGGCTAACCAAAAAAAATAACGAGAAGCGCTTGATTGCGATGGGGTCACTTCTTACTGCAATAGGTCTTTTGATGTTGCCTCTGGGCGCCAATCTCACTCTGGTGTATGTAGCGCTGGCCTTGCTTGCTATTGGCTCCGGTATCAATAATCCCTGCAACCAGAGTCTGCTTAGCAAACTTGCTCCCCAGGATCACGTGGGTGGTGTGCTTGGCGTTGGTCAGTCAGTATCCACACTGGGCCGCATTCTTGGACCCATAATTGGTTGTTATCTCTTTGAGCATACTGGCTATATGAGTCCTTATTTTGCCGCCGGTGCCTGCATGCTAGTGGCTATGGTGCTCAGCTTTATGTTGCCCAACCTGGGAGCTAAAGCACCTGAGACCAATGCAGAGGCGCCAACTGCTGCTTAA
- a CDS encoding serine/threonine protein kinase encodes MKLCLICNFQTAGEQDICPRDGSSMVTVGDDPLLGMVVEGRYKIQSVIGQGSAGTVYRAVQELIGREVAVKVLHDYLVSDEEFIKRFKQEAKASSRLNHPNIITIYDFGVIPQGGGRPYIAMDLLNGIPLSDVISEINHIDVEEALPVFTQVCAALSEAHRQGVVHRDIKPENIVLVERGGQKNFPIVVDFGIARLVQEESDQAKITRTGTVCGSPTYMSPEQCTSSKVDHRSDIYSLGIVFYETLTGEVPFQHEELVRVMAMQLSDLPRPIDEVRPDLVFPEALVSLINKTLSKNPADRHQTMDELSKALEEISFEPEPVKTPTVQRDAQRETTPPGPLAQDEALHPRKESRDMLPPKPLTRELLSNTGAQEPLPNKPTPASNYSEQVQAFREAQKYAEQSNSPGISSASFSNRAKGQGGPSIARTLSIALPVVISVGLLGAVILFATNSKFSEMLPFGKPSVAGTSTQEETVETMMKAGKFAKALAALKAEKAQGALSASDQEKYDQCCVGVAKQYMKDKKFTEAIALLQQIPPKSNVGKQAKDMLKKAKRNQSK; translated from the coding sequence ATGAAACTCTGTCTGATATGCAACTTTCAGACTGCCGGTGAACAGGATATCTGTCCTCGTGACGGCTCTTCCATGGTAACCGTGGGTGATGATCCACTTCTCGGCATGGTTGTTGAAGGTCGCTACAAAATTCAATCTGTAATAGGTCAGGGCTCAGCCGGCACCGTTTATCGTGCGGTACAGGAATTGATTGGCCGCGAAGTGGCTGTCAAGGTACTGCATGACTATCTCGTCTCTGACGAAGAGTTTATCAAGCGGTTTAAACAGGAAGCCAAGGCCTCCAGCCGTCTAAACCATCCCAATATCATCACAATCTACGATTTCGGAGTCATTCCGCAGGGTGGCGGTAGACCATATATCGCCATGGACTTGCTCAATGGCATACCACTAAGTGATGTTATTTCCGAAATCAACCATATAGATGTAGAAGAAGCATTGCCAGTTTTTACCCAGGTTTGTGCCGCGCTCTCAGAAGCGCACAGACAGGGTGTAGTGCACCGCGATATCAAACCCGAAAACATAGTATTGGTAGAGCGCGGCGGTCAGAAAAATTTCCCAATTGTGGTGGACTTTGGTATTGCCAGGCTGGTTCAGGAAGAATCAGATCAAGCCAAAATCACACGCACTGGTACTGTTTGCGGCAGCCCTACATATATGAGTCCGGAACAGTGCACATCCAGCAAAGTTGACCATAGAAGTGACATCTATTCACTCGGTATAGTCTTCTACGAGACTCTAACGGGTGAAGTGCCATTTCAGCATGAAGAGTTAGTTAGAGTAATGGCCATGCAGCTATCGGATCTACCAAGACCGATAGACGAAGTACGCCCTGATCTGGTTTTTCCAGAAGCTCTTGTGTCTTTAATCAATAAGACTCTCTCCAAAAATCCAGCCGACAGACACCAGACTATGGATGAGTTGTCCAAGGCTCTGGAAGAAATCAGCTTTGAGCCAGAACCAGTCAAAACACCGACTGTGCAACGTGATGCGCAAAGAGAAACCACACCACCAGGGCCCCTGGCCCAGGACGAGGCCTTGCATCCACGCAAAGAATCGCGCGACATGCTGCCTCCAAAACCGCTCACTCGTGAGCTTTTGAGCAACACTGGTGCGCAAGAACCTTTGCCTAACAAACCAACGCCTGCAAGCAACTATTCAGAGCAGGTACAGGCCTTTAGAGAAGCGCAAAAATATGCCGAGCAATCAAACAGCCCGGGTATTTCTTCGGCAAGCTTTAGCAACCGTGCTAAAGGTCAGGGCGGACCGTCCATCGCTCGTACCTTGAGTATCGCCCTGCCTGTAGTGATTTCAGTTGGTCTGCTTGGCGCAGTCATTTTATTTGCTACCAATAGTAAGTTTAGTGAGATGCTGCCCTTTGGCAAACCCTCGGTGGCTGGCACAAGCACTCAGGAAGAAACAGTCGAAACAATGATGAAGGCTGGCAAATTTGCCAAAGCCCTGGCTGCTCTTAAAGCCGAAAAAGCACAAGGCGCTCTCTCAGCCAGCGATCAAGAAAAATACGATCAATGCTGTGTTGGTGTTGCCAAACAATATATGAAGGACAAGAAGTTTACTGAAGCCATTGCCCTCTTGCAGCAAATACCACCCAAGAGCAATGTCGGCAAACAAGCCAAAGACATGCTCAAAAAAGCGAAGCGCAATCAGAGTAAGTAA
- the sepF gene encoding cell division protein SepF, giving the protein MSIVQKFKSFWFGPADNYEREDFEDLFETSDDVYATNGQLALDTSPVESQMPVRQPQLTMGPSISGGGKVLEHPNSQPVSEVLVIEPRQFEESLDIVEHLRGRKSVLLNLHMLDNEGSQRVVDFLSGACWAIDGHQQRIGDGVFLFAPASVSINSEATASKGVQTAFWNKTQTI; this is encoded by the coding sequence GTGAGCATTGTTCAAAAGTTTAAGAGCTTTTGGTTTGGACCGGCAGACAATTATGAGAGAGAAGATTTCGAAGACCTCTTCGAGACTTCAGATGATGTGTATGCCACCAATGGGCAGCTCGCTTTAGATACGTCACCGGTAGAATCACAAATGCCGGTCAGACAACCACAACTGACAATGGGACCCAGCATCAGTGGTGGTGGTAAAGTTTTGGAGCATCCCAACAGCCAACCAGTAAGCGAAGTCCTGGTTATCGAACCAAGACAATTCGAGGAATCCCTGGATATCGTGGAGCACTTGCGTGGACGTAAGTCCGTGCTACTCAACCTGCACATGCTCGATAACGAGGGTTCTCAGCGTGTAGTAGACTTCCTCTCCGGCGCCTGCTGGGCCATTGATGGTCATCAGCAACGCATCGGCGACGGTGTCTTCCTCTTTGCTCCAGCCTCGGTATCAATCAACTCTGAAGCCACTGCTTCAAAAGGCGTACAAACCGCATTTTGGAATAAGACTCAGACCATCTAA
- a CDS encoding acetyl-CoA carboxylase carboxyltransferase subunit alpha: protein MAAIDKKTIPLEFEQPLAVLAQQIEALEKQLGDNPDLEADIDRLQDQYNMLKKSLYTNLRPFDHLAIARHQQRPYTRDYFGLWDPAWIELHGDRKGADDAALVGGLITLDGIKMVALGTQKGRAIRDKQACNFGMPQPEGYRKALKLFKHADKFGLPVLTLIDTPGAYPGLSAEEHNQAQAIAENLFELAGLTVPVVAVVTGEGGSGGALAIGVANRVMMLEHSVYSVISPEGCASILWRSNDKVSEACQAMKMTAKEILQMGVIDQVIPEPLGGAHHDHVLAAQNLKAAVVKQMKELLTMSKDEVRADRQQKFRAFGAFAN from the coding sequence ATGGCCGCTATTGATAAGAAGACAATTCCTCTAGAGTTTGAGCAACCACTGGCGGTGCTAGCTCAGCAAATAGAAGCACTGGAAAAACAACTGGGTGACAATCCCGATCTTGAAGCCGATATAGATAGGTTGCAGGATCAGTACAATATGCTTAAAAAGTCGCTCTATACCAACCTCCGTCCTTTTGATCATCTCGCTATCGCACGCCATCAGCAAAGACCATATACTCGTGATTATTTTGGTCTCTGGGACCCGGCCTGGATAGAGTTGCACGGCGATCGCAAAGGGGCTGATGATGCTGCTCTTGTGGGTGGGCTTATCACTCTTGATGGTATCAAGATGGTGGCACTGGGCACACAAAAAGGGCGCGCCATCCGCGACAAGCAAGCCTGCAATTTTGGTATGCCGCAACCAGAGGGCTATCGCAAAGCACTCAAGCTCTTTAAACACGCTGATAAGTTTGGTCTACCTGTTTTGACTTTGATTGATACTCCCGGTGCTTATCCCGGCTTATCTGCCGAGGAGCATAACCAGGCTCAAGCCATTGCCGAAAACCTCTTTGAGCTTGCCGGATTGACAGTGCCGGTGGTGGCAGTGGTGACCGGTGAAGGTGGCTCCGGTGGTGCTCTGGCTATTGGTGTGGCTAACCGTGTGATGATGCTTGAGCACAGTGTCTACTCGGTCATATCACCAGAAGGCTGCGCTTCTATCCTCTGGCGCTCCAATGACAAAGTCTCTGAGGCCTGTCAGGCCATGAAGATGACTGCCAAAGAAATTTTGCAAATGGGTGTGATTGATCAAGTCATACCAGAACCACTTGGTGGTGCTCACCATGATCATGTCCTGGCTGCGCAAAATCTCAAAGCAGCTGTCGTCAAACAGATGAAAGAGCTTTTGACGATGAGCAAAGACGAAGTAAGAGCCGACAGACAGCAAAAATTCCGTGCTTTTGGTGCCTTTGCTAACTAG
- the pheS gene encoding phenylalanine--tRNA ligase subunit alpha, producing MENKISEMLVNAKKAIDEADSLTALEAVRLAYLGQKGELTSILKGLASLDKEVRPKVGQLANQAKLQMEALHDQKKEKLYQASLSERLSREWIDVTAPGVRVPVGHIHPLTQIREEIIAIFCTMGFVVADGPEVETDYYNFDALNTPASHPARDEQDTFYTNMGPHVLLRSQTSTVQIRVMENKKPPLRIIAPGRVYRNEEVNARKYPLFHQVEGLLIDKDVTFGQLKGTLTAFIQALFRKPVKTRFRPDFFPFTEPSAELDSQCPFCNGKGCKTCGGRGWLELLGCGMVDPNVLTGAGIDPEEYSGFAFGMGLERLAMLKYGVNDIRNFYTNDLRFLEQF from the coding sequence ATCGAAAACAAAATCTCCGAGATGCTAGTCAATGCTAAAAAAGCGATAGACGAAGCAGACTCGCTTACTGCTCTTGAAGCAGTCAGACTGGCCTATCTTGGACAAAAAGGAGAACTCACTTCGATTTTAAAAGGGCTCGCCAGCCTGGACAAAGAAGTCAGACCTAAAGTCGGACAACTGGCCAACCAGGCCAAATTGCAAATGGAAGCTTTGCATGACCAGAAGAAAGAAAAGCTCTATCAAGCATCACTGAGCGAAAGACTCTCACGCGAATGGATTGATGTCACTGCCCCTGGTGTGCGAGTACCAGTCGGTCATATCCACCCCCTCACCCAGATCAGAGAAGAAATCATCGCCATTTTTTGCACCATGGGCTTTGTCGTAGCCGATGGTCCAGAAGTCGAAACTGACTACTACAACTTTGACGCTCTCAATACGCCAGCCAGCCACCCCGCTCGCGACGAGCAGGATACTTTTTACACCAATATGGGTCCACATGTGCTTTTGCGCAGTCAAACATCGACTGTGCAAATCCGCGTCATGGAAAACAAAAAGCCCCCGCTGCGCATCATCGCTCCCGGTCGCGTTTACCGTAACGAAGAAGTAAATGCTCGCAAATATCCACTATTTCACCAGGTCGAAGGTCTTTTGATTGATAAAGACGTCACTTTCGGTCAACTCAAAGGTACGCTCACAGCCTTTATTCAAGCGCTTTTCCGCAAGCCGGTCAAAACCAGATTTCGGCCTGACTTTTTTCCTTTTACTGAGCCCAGCGCTGAGCTTGACAGCCAGTGTCCATTTTGTAATGGCAAAGGCTGCAAAACTTGTGGTGGCAGAGGCTGGCTCGAGCTTTTGGGATGCGGCATGGTCGATCCCAATGTCCTGACAGGGGCCGGTATCGACCCTGAAGAATACAGTGGCTTTGCTTTTGGCATGGGCTTAGAGCGACTGGCCATGCTCAAATACGGCGTCAACGATATCCGTAATTTTTATACCAACGATTTAAGATTCCTCGAGCAATTTTAA